One Salvia splendens isolate huo1 chromosome 22, SspV2, whole genome shotgun sequence DNA segment encodes these proteins:
- the LOC121787584 gene encoding serine/threonine protein phosphatase 2A 55 kDa regulatory subunit B beta isoform-like, with protein sequence MSFSSDSSSSSPAAALDWKFSQVFGDKLPGEDVRDIDVISAIEFDKSGDHLAVGDRGGRVVIFQENGAKDDLVRSTPRNELERLDRVIAKHPKYHYKTEFQSHEPEFDYLRSVEIEEKINKVRWCAASTGSLNILSSNDKTIKLWKVKDRQVKQVKEMEMSEPISSENSLLGEKSFINGQKSSFVNGHSLEWKENIGNGVSSYNGANDKIACLEDASVSRTRKVYAHAHDFSINSISVNSDWETFLSGDDLRINLWNLEVSNQCFNIIDMKPVNMEDLIEVITAVEFHPSHCNLLAYSSSRGFIRLVDMRKSALCDHSATILKDEEFHGQKSFFTEIIASITDMKFANDGRHILSRDFMNLKLWDMHMDSGPVATIRIHENLRPKLADLYNNDAIFDKFECCVSKDHLNFATGSYSNILRVFSNGSGAEGVTIEASRNPTRKPQGQTTSRPRRSSLSNIARGFYRQVDGRGAESNEFSYDFNSKLLHMAWHPSTNLIACAAGSSLLMYHA encoded by the exons ATGAGTTTCAGCTCGGATTCTTCCTCTTCGTCTCCGGCCGCCGCTTTGGACTGGAAATTCTCTCAGGTCTTCGGCGATAAACTACCCGGAGAAGATGTTCGCGACA TTGATGTAATTTCCGCAATTGAGTTCGACAAAAGTGGCGATCACTTGGCCGTCGGCGATCGAGGCGGCCGTGTCGTCATTTTTCAGGAAAACGGTGCTAAAGAT GACTTAGTCCGATCCACTCCACGGAACGAGTTGGAGAGACTTGATAGAGTTATTGCGAAGCATCCTAAATATCATTACAAAACGGAGTTTCAAAGTCATGAGCCAGAG TTTGATTATTTGAGGAGTGTTGAGATTGAAGAAAAGATCAACAAAGTTAGGTGGTGTGCAGCATCTACTGGATCACTAAATATTCTATCATCAAATGATAAGACTATCAAATTGTGGAAG GTCAAGGATCGTCAAGTTAAGCAAGTAAAAGAGATGGAGATGAGTGAACCAATATCTTCAGAGAACTCACTTTTAGGTGAAAAGAGTTTTATTAATGGGCAAAAGTCATCTTTTGTCAATGGTCATTCTCTAGAATGGAAAGAAAACATAGGGAATGGTGTGTCTTCTTATAATGGAGCAAATGACAAG ATAGCATGTTTAGAAGACGCTAGTGTTTCGAGAACTCGAAAGGTTTATGCGCATGCTCATGATTTCAGTATCAACTCTATCTCTGTTAATAG TGATTGGGAGACATTTCTTTCTGGAGATGACCTGAGAATAAATTTGTGGAATCTAGAAGTCAGCAATCAGTGTTTTAATATCATTGACATGAAGCCTGTAAACATGGAAGATCTCATAG AGGTGATCACAGCAGTTGAGTTCCATCCATCTCACTGTAATCTGCTGGCTTACAGCAGTTCAAGAGGTTTTATTCGGCTAGTAGACATGAGAAAATCAGCTCTATGTGATCACAGTGCAACGAT ACTGAAAGACGAGGAATTCCATGGGCAGAAATCTTTCTTCACTGAGATCATTGCATCAATAACTGATATGAAGTTTGCAAATGATGGAAGACATATATTAAGCCGTGATTTCATGAATCTGAAG CTATGGGATATGCATATGGACTCTGGTCCAGTTGCAACAATTAGGATTCATGAAAACCTACGGCCGAAG TTGGCAGATCTGTACAACAATGATGCAATATTCGATAAGTTTGAATGCTGTGTTTCTAAAGACCACCTTAATTTTGCAACTGGATCTTACAG CAATATTCTACGTGTGTTCTCTAACGGAAGTGGGGCTGAAGGAGTAACCATTGAAGCCAGTCGAAACCCAACTAG AAAGCCCCAAGGCCAAACCACATCAAGACCTCGAAGATCATCTTTAAGCAACATAGCTAGGGGATTCTACAGACAAG TTGACGGACGTGGTGCAGAAAGTAACGAGTTTTCATACGATTTCAATTCTAAGTTGCTGCATATGGCTTGGCATCCATCAACTAATCTGATTGCTTGTGCTGCTGGAAGCAGCCTGCTAATGTATCATGCCTAA
- the LOC121787455 gene encoding vacuolar sorting protein 18-like, protein MESSRQVFSVDLLERYAAKGRGVITCMAAGNDVIVLGTSKGWVIRHDFGVGDSFDIDLSVGRPGEQSIHRVFVDPGGSHWIATVVGGGTSDTFYTHAKWAKPRILTRLKGLLVNTVAWNRQHITEAYTKEIILGTENGQLFEVSVEEKDKKEKYIKFLFELNELPEEFTGLQMETTGTNNGIRYYVMAVTPTRLYSFTGIGSLESVFVSYAERAVHFMELPGEIPNSELHFFIKQRRAIHFAWLSGAGIYHGGLNFAAHHSSPNGDQNFVENKALLDYSKCSEGVMVKPTSMAVSEYHFLLLIGNKVKVVNRINQQIVEELYFDQTSDSVSRGVLALCSDASAGLFYAYDQNSIFQVSVSDEGREMWKVYLDLKEYAAALANCRDALQRDQVYLVQAEDAFIGKDFLRAASFYAKINFALSFEEITLKFISIGEQDAVRTFLLRKLDNFSKDDKCQITMISTWVTELYLDKINRLLLEDDAISEHSSSEYQSIITEFRAFLSDCKDVLDEATTMKLLESYGRVDELVFFASLKEQHEIVVHHYIQLGEAKKALRVLQKPNVQAELQYKFAPDLIMLDAYETVESWMTKKDLNPRKLIPAMMRYSSEPHAKNETHEVIKYLEYCVHRLQNEDPGIHNLLLSLYAKQDDESSLLRFLQCKFGKGQLNGPEFFYDPKYALRLCLKEKRMRACVHIYSMMSMHEEAVALALQVDPELAMAEADKVEDDEDLRKKLWLMVAKHVIEQEKGTKRENIRKAIAFLKETDGLLKIEDILPFFPDFALIDDFKEAICSSLEDYNEQIEKLKDEMNDATHGADNIRNDISALAQRYAVVKKDEACGVCGRKILNAADDYRMARTYTSVGSMAPFYVFPCGHSFHVNCLIAHVTKCSSEAQAEYILDLQKQLTLLGNEPSKEMNGGLTEEEPIASMTPGDKIRSQLDDAIASECPYCGDLMIREISLHFLEEKDESEAWDITPQNLSSQKSISLIA, encoded by the exons ATGGAGTCGTCGCGGCAGGTATTCTCGGTGGACCTACTGGAGAGGTACGCCGCCAAGGGGCGGGGAGTGATTACGTGTATGGCCGCCGGAAACGACGTCATTGTGCTCGGGACCAGCAAGGGTTGGGTCATCCGCCACGATTTCGGCGTCGGGGATTCATTTG ATATTGATCTCTCTGTTGGGAGACCTGGTGAGCAGTCAATCCATAGGGTTTTTGTTGATCCTGGAGGTAGCCATTGGATTGCTACTGTAGTTGGCGGTGGGACTTCTGATACATTTTACACACATGCAAAATGGGCAAAGCCTCGTATTTTGACTAGATTGAAGGGCCTTTTGGTGAATACTGTTGCCTGGAATAGGCAGCATATTACTGAAG CTTACACGAAAGAAATCATTCTCGGTACTGAAAATGGACAACTTTTTGAAGTTTCTGTTGAGGAGAAAGACAAGAAGGAAAAGTACATCAAATTTTTGTTTGAACTCAATGAACTTCCTGAAGAATTTACAGGATTGCAG ATGGAAACAACAGGCACAAATAATGGAATTAGATATTATGTGATGGCTGTTACTCCCACTCGGCTTTATTCTTTCACGGGAATAGGTTCATTGGAA TCTGTTTTTGTTAGCTATGCAGAGCGTGCAGTTCATTTCATGGAACTTCCTGGTGAAATCCCAAACAG TGAGCTGCATTTTTTCATTAAGCAGAGAAGAGCAATACATTTTGCATGGCTGTCTGGAGCTGGAATCTATCATGGTGGCCTTAATTTTGCAGCACATCATAG TTCACCAAATGGGGATCAAAACTTTGTGGAGAACAAGGCTCTCTTGGATTATTCTAAATGTAGTGAAGGTGTGATGGTTAAACCTACCTCCATGGCAGTGTCTGAGTATCATTTccttcttctaattggaaacaaggTTAAG GTTGTTAATAGGATCAATCAACAGATCGTTGAGGAGCTTTATTTTGATCAAACATCTGATTCAGTTTCAAGAGGTGTTCTAGCTTTATGCAGTGACGCATCGGCCGGGCTTTTCTATGCATATGATCAGAATTCCATCTTTCAG GTATCCGTCAGTGATGAAGGTCGAGAGATGTGGAAAGTGTATCTAGACTTAAAGGAATATGCTGCAGCTTTGGCGAATTGTCGTGATGCTCTCCAAAGAGATCAAGTTTATCTGGTGCAG GCAGAAGATGCTTTTATTGGAAAGGATTTTCTCAGGGCTGCTTCCTTTTATGCCAAG ATCAACTTTGCCTTGTCATTTGAAGAGATCACTTTAAAGTTCATTAGCATAGGCGAGCAG GATGCTGTAAGGACATTTTTATTGCGGAAGCTTGATAATTTTTCAAAGGATGATAAATGCCAGATAACCATGATTTCAACCTGGGTGACTGAATTGTACTTGGATAAG ATTAATCGACTACTTTTGGAAGATGATGCCATATCTGAGCATTCAAGTTCAGAATATCAATCAATTATCACCGAATTTCGAGCTTTTTTGAGTGACTGTAAGGATGTATTGGATGAGGCTACTACCATGAAACTTCTAGAAAG CTATGGTAGAGTTGATGAATTGGTATTCTTTGCTAGTCTTAAAGAGCAGCATGAGATTGTGGTTCATCATTATATTCAG CTAGGTGAGGCTAAGAAAGCACTTCGAGTTCTTCAGAAACCTAACGTTCAGGCAGAGCTTCAG TACAAATTTGCTCCGGACCTTATTATGCTTGACGCATATGAAACTGTTGAATCATGGATGACCAAGAAAGACCTGAATCCAAGGAAGCTCATACCTGCAATGATGCGATATTCAAGTGAACCTCATGCTAA GAATGAAACCCATGAAGTGATAAAATACTTGGAGTACTGTGTCCATCGTTTGCAGAATGAGGATCCTGGCATTCACAATTTATTGTTGTCTTTGTATGCCAAGCAG GATGACGAAAGCAGTCTTTTGCGCTTCCTCCAATGCAAGTTTGGGAAGGGGCAGCTAAATGGTCCCGAGTTCTTCTATGATCCAAAATATGCTCTGCGTCTTTGTCTTAAGGAAAAACGAATGCGTGCCTGTGTTCACATATACAGTATGATGTCTATGCACGAAGAAGCAGTTGCCCTTGCTCTACAG GTTGATCCGGAGCTTGCCATGGCTGAGGCTGATAAGGTTGAAGATGATGAAGACCTGAGGAAGAAACTTTGGCTTATGGTTGCTAAGCATGTCATTGAACAAGAAAAAGGAACAAAGAGAGAGAACATACGAAAGGCTATAGCATTTCTGAAGGAAACTGATGGACTTCTTAAAATAGAAGATATCTTACCTTTTTTCCCGGATTTTGCTTTGATAGATGATTTCAAG GAAGCTATCTGCTCATCGCTGGAGGATTACAATGAGCAAATTGAAAAACTTAAAGATGAGATGAATGATGCTACACATGGAGCAGACAACATAAGAAATGATATCAGTGCCCTTGCACAACGATATGCTGTCGTGAAGAAGGACGAAGCATGTGGG GTTTGTGGGAGAAAAATATTAAATGCAGCTGATGATTACCGAATGGCTAGGACCTACACTTCAGTTGGATCGATGGCTCCTTTCTATGTATTTCCATGTGGGCATTCCTTTCACGTTAACTGCTTGATTGCACATGTGACTAAATGCTCTAGTGAAGCCCAA GCCGAGTACATATTGGATTTGCAAAAGCAGCTGACTTTACTGGGTAACGAACCTAGTAAGGAAATGAATGGAGGCTTAACAGAAGAAGAGCCAATAGCAAGCATGACTCCTGGAGATAAG ATTCGGTCACAGTTGGATGATGCCATAGCTAGTGAATGCCCATATTGTGGTGATTTGATGATCCGCGAGATATCTTTGCATTTCTTAGAGGAAAAGGACGAGAGTGAAGCATGGGACATTACGCCACAGAACCTTTCATCACAGAAGAGCATCTCTTTAATTGCGTGA